The following are encoded together in the Pedobacter steynii genome:
- a CDS encoding N-acetylmuramic acid 6-phosphate etherase has product MTPITEQSSLYDQLENKSVEELTRYINQEDAKVAKVIEGVLPSVNNLITAIVDKLKAGGRMFYLGAGSGGRLSVLDVIELPTTYGLPKGIYNTVLAGGIDRLADALEEKEDDVDEGWNALVNAGINSGDIVVGISASGTTPFVLEGLKKCRLLNITTGCIVSNPSTPISAQSDYPVEVVTGPEFITGSTRMKCGTAQKMLFDMISTTVMIRIGRIEGNNMINVKLINDKILDRGVKMLMQKAEIESYDEAKSILLEHGTVKNALDKVTNRHN; this is encoded by the coding sequence ATGACACCAATTACAGAACAATCATCCTTGTACGATCAATTAGAAAATAAGTCAGTTGAAGAATTAACAAGGTACATCAATCAGGAAGACGCGAAAGTAGCAAAAGTTATAGAAGGAGTTCTTCCAAGTGTAAATAACCTGATTACAGCGATAGTTGATAAATTAAAAGCCGGAGGCCGGATGTTTTACCTCGGTGCAGGAAGTGGTGGCCGCTTATCTGTATTAGATGTCATTGAACTTCCTACAACTTATGGCCTGCCGAAAGGTATTTACAATACCGTTCTGGCAGGTGGTATTGACCGGTTAGCGGATGCACTTGAAGAAAAGGAAGACGATGTGGATGAAGGTTGGAATGCACTGGTAAATGCAGGAATTAATTCGGGCGATATCGTAGTTGGTATCTCAGCAAGCGGTACTACGCCTTTTGTACTGGAGGGCCTGAAAAAATGCAGGTTACTAAATATCACAACGGGTTGTATCGTCAGTAACCCTTCAACACCTATTTCGGCACAATCAGATTACCCTGTTGAAGTCGTAACCGGCCCTGAATTTATTACCGGCAGTACCAGAATGAAGTGTGGAACTGCGCAGAAAATGTTGTTTGACATGATCTCTACCACAGTAATGATCAGAATTGGCAGGATTGAAGGTAACAACATGATCAATGTTAAACTCATCAATGATAAGATCCTGGACCGTGGTGTGAAAATGCTGATGCAAAAAGCAGAGATTGAAAGCTATGACGAAGCAAAATCAATTCTTCTTGAGCATGGAACAGTTAAAAATGCCCTGGATAAGGTAACAAATAGGCATAATTAA
- a CDS encoding SusC/RagA family TonB-linked outer membrane protein — protein sequence MFLLLFITETKARDFSLYPDVKSGVIKSDILVSGKVVDENNDPLPGVSVKIKGTGIGVVTGTNGEFSIKVRTEKDSIQFFFIGYRSQTISGNIKTFTIIRLLPDDNKDLNEVAIIGYGTQKKVSVTASLSTISVKELERVSTPSLTNAIAGKLPGIITRQESGEPGGDAAQVYIRGLSTFGSNGPLVLIDGVERNMNVINAQEIESFTILKDASATAIYGVRGANGVILINTKRGELGKPRVTYRSEAAALKALRLPEYINGGQYASLMNEALVNANQSPRWSEEEIKKFNDGSDPYLYPNSNWTDAVLKRDTWQTINNLSVTGGTEIIKYYTNVGFTLQDGLYKQDAANKFNTNANIKRYNFRSNVDLNLSKSLTMQLSLGGIIQNGNYPGFGAGDIFQSLKVVSPIAFPVTNPDGSPGGAQTYIGWNPWGRVTQSGYLTQDRSTLQGTFGATWDLSSFTTKGLSVRGMFSYDRIAQTNNGRSKQFEVKRYLGKDPVTGEDLYSAAFREEQPLAYSFSNASDRAIYSELQLNYNRSFGKHEVTSMLLFNQRDFVSLTASSSILNIPYRRQGLAGRTTYGFDNRYFAEINFGYNGSENFPAGKRYGFFPSFSAGWVVSNEGFWKVPAISTLKFRASHGKVGNDQIGQRFLFLSTIRTNGQSYAFGPGQEVLYGMEENAIGNENVTWETAQKSNIGLDLGLFKDHLTLQVDVYSERRKDILLQRNTVPAIAGFFPWSIPFANLGKVNNKGIDGLLEVKHTTSGGFFYSVRGNFTYARNKVIENDEAAKRFSYLSGKGLRLGQSFAFVADGFFQSEAEIETSPLQTFSNVRVGDVKYKDINGDGLIDSFDQIPVGYPRLPEISFGFGGTVSFKGFDASLYFTGAAHTSVFLSGFSMWPFYDGLGVNNVLTEYYNNRWTPSNPNALYPAIDVGNNPNNYVNSTLWMRNGNYLRLRNAEVGYTLPKRVSNRFGISNLRFFVNAVNLVTWDHIKIIDPESNDGTGGYPLQRSLNAGLQIDFK from the coding sequence ATGTTTTTGCTGTTATTTATAACAGAAACAAAAGCGAGGGACTTCTCTCTTTATCCAGATGTAAAGAGCGGGGTGATAAAAAGCGATATACTGGTAAGTGGTAAGGTCGTGGATGAAAATAATGATCCATTGCCTGGTGTTTCAGTGAAGATTAAAGGAACAGGAATCGGGGTGGTTACTGGTACTAATGGGGAGTTTTCGATAAAAGTCAGGACTGAAAAAGATTCTATTCAGTTCTTCTTTATTGGTTACAGATCTCAGACCATCAGTGGCAACATTAAAACTTTTACAATCATCCGGCTTTTACCGGACGACAATAAAGATTTGAACGAGGTTGCTATAATTGGTTATGGAACTCAGAAAAAGGTCTCAGTTACCGCCTCATTGTCTACAATTTCTGTGAAAGAGTTAGAGCGGGTTTCTACTCCCTCCTTAACTAATGCTATTGCAGGCAAGTTGCCGGGGATAATTACCAGGCAGGAAAGTGGAGAGCCGGGAGGTGACGCGGCTCAGGTATACATCAGAGGCTTATCTACTTTCGGAAGCAACGGACCTCTGGTGCTTATCGATGGGGTGGAGCGAAATATGAATGTGATCAATGCGCAGGAGATTGAAAGCTTTACGATTTTAAAAGATGCTTCGGCAACTGCCATCTATGGGGTTCGTGGAGCAAATGGTGTAATACTAATCAATACAAAACGAGGTGAGCTTGGAAAACCTCGTGTTACTTACAGATCAGAAGCGGCGGCTTTAAAAGCTTTACGACTTCCGGAGTATATTAATGGTGGTCAGTATGCTTCTTTAATGAATGAAGCATTGGTGAATGCAAATCAGTCGCCAAGGTGGAGTGAGGAGGAGATTAAGAAATTCAATGATGGTTCTGATCCTTATTTATACCCCAATTCTAACTGGACCGATGCCGTGCTGAAGCGGGATACCTGGCAGACCATTAATAACCTTAGTGTAACCGGAGGTACAGAAATCATTAAATATTATACGAACGTGGGCTTCACACTCCAGGACGGACTATACAAGCAGGATGCGGCAAACAAGTTTAATACCAACGCGAATATTAAGCGATATAATTTTCGGAGCAACGTAGATCTTAACCTGTCGAAAAGTCTGACCATGCAACTGAGCCTGGGTGGAATCATTCAGAACGGGAATTATCCGGGTTTTGGGGCGGGAGATATATTTCAATCTTTAAAAGTGGTATCTCCAATAGCTTTTCCTGTAACCAATCCTGATGGTAGCCCTGGCGGGGCGCAGACCTATATCGGCTGGAATCCATGGGGCAGGGTAACGCAATCCGGATATTTAACACAGGATAGAAGTACTTTGCAGGGAACTTTTGGAGCCACCTGGGATTTGTCTTCTTTTACCACCAAGGGCTTGTCGGTCAGGGGGATGTTTTCTTATGACCGTATTGCACAAACCAATAACGGAAGGTCTAAACAATTTGAAGTTAAAAGATATTTGGGCAAAGATCCGGTAACTGGCGAAGATTTATATAGCGCAGCCTTTAGGGAAGAACAACCTTTGGCCTATTCTTTCTCCAATGCGAGCGACCGTGCCATATATAGTGAGCTGCAGCTGAATTACAACCGCAGTTTTGGAAAACACGAGGTGACTTCTATGTTGCTGTTTAATCAGCGGGATTTTGTAAGCCTTACCGCAAGTTCCTCGATATTGAACATTCCTTATCGCAGACAGGGGCTGGCGGGCCGTACTACTTATGGCTTTGACAACCGCTACTTTGCCGAAATTAATTTTGGTTACAATGGTTCCGAAAATTTCCCGGCAGGAAAAAGATATGGATTCTTTCCATCGTTCTCTGCCGGCTGGGTCGTATCTAACGAAGGTTTCTGGAAAGTTCCTGCAATTTCTACTTTAAAATTTCGCGCATCTCATGGAAAGGTTGGGAATGATCAGATCGGACAGCGGTTTTTATTCCTGAGCACTATTAGAACAAATGGTCAGTCTTATGCTTTTGGTCCCGGGCAGGAGGTATTATATGGTATGGAGGAGAATGCAATCGGAAATGAGAATGTAACCTGGGAAACCGCTCAAAAAAGCAATATAGGGCTTGATCTTGGGCTTTTTAAAGATCATTTGACACTTCAGGTAGATGTGTACAGTGAAAGGCGTAAAGATATTTTATTGCAAAGGAATACCGTTCCGGCAATAGCCGGCTTTTTTCCATGGTCTATTCCATTTGCAAACCTTGGTAAGGTAAATAATAAAGGTATTGATGGTTTGCTGGAGGTTAAACACACCACCTCCGGAGGCTTTTTCTATTCTGTAAGAGGGAATTTTACGTATGCCAGAAATAAAGTAATTGAAAATGATGAAGCAGCAAAACGATTCTCTTATCTGAGTGGAAAAGGTTTGCGCCTGGGTCAGTCTTTTGCATTTGTAGCTGATGGATTTTTCCAGAGTGAGGCTGAAATAGAAACAAGTCCCTTGCAAACTTTCTCTAACGTTCGTGTTGGAGACGTAAAATATAAAGACATCAATGGAGACGGGCTGATTGATTCTTTTGACCAGATCCCGGTAGGGTATCCTAGATTGCCTGAAATATCATTTGGTTTTGGAGGAACGGTATCCTTTAAAGGTTTTGATGCCAGTTTGTACTTCACAGGGGCGGCGCATACCAGTGTTTTTTTAAGTGGGTTTTCAATGTGGCCATTTTACGATGGACTGGGTGTGAATAATGTATTAACGGAATATTACAACAATAGGTGGACACCTTCAAATCCTAATGCACTTTATCCTGCTATAGATGTCGGTAATAATCCCAATAACTATGTCAATTCTACATTATGGATGCGTAATGGGAATTACCTGAGGTTAAGGAATGCTGAAGTGGGTTACACATTACCTAAAAGAGTGAGTAACAGGTTTGGCATTAGTAACCTCCGTTTTTTTGTAAACGCAGTTAATCTGGTTACCTGGGATCATATAAAAATCATCGATCCTGAATCTAATGATGGAACAGGTGGCTATCCTTTACAGAGATCTCTGAATGCCGGTTTACAGATTGATTTTAAATAA
- a CDS encoding RagB/SusD family nutrient uptake outer membrane protein, whose protein sequence is MKKNIQYIICSILILQFFMISACRKDFLDKSPDEDITIEEAFKQRKYAEAFLVDIYAGLPNEIYFTDMADVNPFIVASDEMNIPWPEKFPKLMNKGAWNSFNVTGQIYKNMYEGIRKANIFLKNIALTPLSAEFTQTTKDRWIGEAVFLRAFYHFQLMRIYGPVPIIDYTIGVADDFTKIRRKPLDYCVNFVVSECDKAITLLPMNVVGSRDLGRPTAAASLALKARVLLYNASPLWNGNPDFRSFADNEGTRLFSQQYDERRWLVAAQAAKDCIQKCESAGYHLFRSYADPVKNYQQLFIENNNPEVLFARNSGRDAWMEKSAFPGSLGGWNGWNPTQGQIDAYEMDNGIAPITGYNIDGSPVIDPASGYVETGYATGDEPKGRWLDGTRNMYAHRDPRFYATINFNGAFFIDRRVQFWQTGADGRGNAGRDFNTTGYLLKKFIDPGVSLTQQRYALKTWIFFRLGEMYLNYAEALNEAQGPVGDVHIYVNAIRNRAGMPSLPNSLSKDDMRKRIRNERRVELAFETHRYFDCHRWKTAEQTDKGKVYGMNISAGTNLKDDNFYKRSLIETRFFQAPKHYLFPIPQDEIDKNSSMVQNPGW, encoded by the coding sequence ATGAAAAAAAATATACAATACATCATCTGCAGCATATTAATTTTGCAGTTCTTTATGATTTCTGCCTGCCGCAAAGATTTTTTAGATAAAAGTCCGGATGAGGATATTACCATAGAAGAAGCTTTTAAACAGCGTAAGTATGCCGAAGCCTTTTTGGTAGATATCTATGCCGGCCTTCCTAACGAAATCTATTTTACCGATATGGCTGATGTGAACCCATTTATAGTTGCATCGGATGAAATGAATATTCCCTGGCCGGAGAAGTTTCCTAAGCTGATGAACAAAGGAGCCTGGAACTCTTTTAACGTAACTGGTCAGATCTACAAAAACATGTATGAAGGGATTAGAAAGGCAAATATCTTTTTGAAAAATATAGCGCTTACACCTTTATCGGCTGAATTTACGCAAACTACCAAAGACAGGTGGATTGGGGAAGCCGTTTTTCTTCGTGCATTTTATCATTTTCAGCTGATGAGGATTTATGGACCAGTACCCATAATAGATTATACTATTGGTGTTGCAGATGATTTTACTAAAATCAGACGTAAACCTTTGGACTACTGTGTAAACTTTGTGGTTAGTGAGTGTGACAAAGCCATCACGCTGTTGCCAATGAATGTGGTGGGAAGCCGTGATCTTGGACGACCTACCGCGGCTGCATCACTGGCGCTTAAAGCGAGGGTACTGCTATATAACGCCAGTCCTTTATGGAATGGAAATCCAGATTTCAGATCTTTTGCGGATAATGAAGGAACCAGATTGTTTTCGCAGCAATACGACGAGCGCAGATGGCTTGTTGCTGCACAGGCAGCAAAAGACTGTATACAAAAGTGTGAATCTGCGGGGTACCATCTGTTCAGAAGTTATGCTGATCCAGTAAAAAATTATCAGCAGTTGTTTATTGAGAATAATAACCCCGAAGTGTTGTTTGCAAGAAATTCGGGTAGGGATGCCTGGATGGAAAAATCTGCTTTTCCGGGCAGTTTAGGAGGCTGGAATGGTTGGAATCCTACTCAGGGACAAATAGATGCCTATGAAATGGATAATGGCATTGCGCCGATAACCGGTTATAATATAGACGGTTCACCGGTTATTGATCCTGCATCAGGTTATGTGGAAACAGGTTATGCAACCGGAGATGAACCGAAGGGCAGATGGCTGGATGGTACCAGAAATATGTACGCGCACCGTGACCCAAGGTTTTATGCGACCATTAACTTTAACGGGGCCTTTTTTATAGACAGAAGGGTACAGTTCTGGCAAACCGGTGCAGATGGCCGGGGTAATGCAGGCAGGGATTTTAATACTACCGGCTATCTGCTTAAAAAATTTATCGATCCTGGAGTTAGCCTTACACAGCAACGGTACGCACTTAAAACCTGGATATTCTTTCGTTTAGGAGAAATGTATTTGAATTATGCCGAGGCCCTGAACGAAGCACAGGGGCCTGTGGGGGATGTGCATATCTATGTAAATGCCATTCGTAACAGAGCGGGGATGCCGTCTTTACCAAATTCGCTAAGTAAAGACGATATGCGTAAAAGGATAAGGAATGAACGTCGTGTAGAACTGGCATTTGAAACACATCGCTATTTCGATTGCCATAGGTGGAAGACTGCGGAGCAAACTGATAAGGGAAAGGTGTATGGGATGAATATCTCTGCCGGAACCAATCTTAAGGACGATAATTTCTATAAACGAAGCTTAATAGAAACCAGGTTCTTTCAGGCGCCGAAACATTATTTGTTTCCTATTCCGCAGGATGAAATCGACAAGAATTCCAGTATGGTACAGAATCCTGGATGGTAA
- a CDS encoding family 43 glycosylhydrolase, whose protein sequence is MMRKNIFLYLAIPFLFAGCGKSGTSVKEGGEEPTLPTKNLEFINPVFEPILADPSIVKGEDGWFYGYGTEDNWGDGQGNRLVPVVRSLDLIKWTVIGNAFTAKPQWKSDGGIWAPDVVLINKKYYMYYSYSAWADPNPGIGLAVASNPGGPFIDQGKLFLSSEIGVPNTIDPFYFSENNKKYLFFGSYSSSVNQGTYVVELAEDGFSVKNLNDKVKIAAGDFEAVMIHKRKGYYYFFGSKGSCCSGSSSTYHVRVARSAALLGPYLDKDGKSIAERGSGTLLISGSDKYAGPGHNSRIISDRTGTDWLLYHAINKTNPIVPGGASRRMLMLDKINWVDDWPVIENSIPGNALKKGPEF, encoded by the coding sequence ATGATGCGCAAAAACATATTTCTTTATTTAGCTATCCCTTTTCTGTTTGCAGGATGTGGCAAATCCGGTACTTCTGTTAAGGAAGGGGGAGAGGAACCTACTTTGCCGACAAAAAACCTGGAGTTTATTAATCCGGTTTTTGAGCCCATATTAGCTGATCCTTCCATTGTAAAGGGAGAGGATGGTTGGTTTTATGGGTATGGGACAGAGGACAACTGGGGAGACGGGCAGGGGAACCGGCTGGTGCCGGTTGTCAGGTCTCTGGACTTAATTAAATGGACTGTTATTGGCAATGCGTTTACTGCAAAACCCCAATGGAAATCAGACGGAGGTATCTGGGCTCCGGATGTAGTGCTCATCAATAAAAAGTATTACATGTATTATTCTTACTCTGCCTGGGCTGACCCCAATCCCGGAATAGGACTGGCAGTGGCCAGTAATCCCGGTGGACCATTTATTGACCAGGGGAAACTTTTTTTAAGCAGTGAAATTGGTGTGCCCAATACCATAGATCCTTTTTACTTCTCCGAAAACAATAAAAAGTACCTCTTTTTCGGTAGCTACAGCTCTTCGGTAAATCAAGGGACGTATGTAGTAGAATTAGCTGAAGACGGGTTTTCTGTAAAGAATCTAAATGATAAAGTCAAAATTGCAGCGGGTGATTTTGAGGCGGTAATGATTCATAAAAGAAAGGGTTATTACTATTTCTTTGGATCTAAGGGAAGCTGTTGCAGCGGTTCGTCAAGTACTTACCATGTGAGGGTGGCCAGGTCAGCGGCATTGCTGGGTCCCTATCTGGATAAAGATGGGAAAAGCATAGCTGAACGGGGAAGCGGCACCTTGCTGATCTCTGGTAGCGATAAATATGCAGGGCCGGGGCATAATTCAAGAATCATATCAGATCGGACTGGTACCGACTGGTTATTGTATCACGCGATTAATAAAACCAATCCAATAGTTCCGGGGGGTGCGAGCAGGCGAATGCTAATGCTTGATAAAATTAACTGGGTTGACGACTGGCCGGTTATTGAAAATTCTATACCCGGTAACGCCCTGAAGAAAGGACCTGAATTTTAA
- a CDS encoding beta-N-acetylhexosaminidase: protein MKYLLICFLFYTVTAYSQTATADLGIIPAPADVTLKKGFFTIGPKTQIAYSDGKSKKTAMVLKDYLQKRYGLKLPLLAETTNKSASVIVFTHQEKLGREAYQLTAGTSVLKISGDEAGLFYGLQTLMQVIKAEGAKLQLPCVEINDRPRYPYRGIMQDVGYHIYPVSFIKSQIEMLARYKMNVYHWHLTEDHGWRIEIKKYPKLTAVGAYRASTQISHYVDSLNGQDHLPYGGFYTQEEIKEVVAFAAERQVTVIPEIELPGHSVAALAAYPELACGDHPGPFKVAENWGIFEDVYCAGKENTFKFLEDVLTEVMALFPSQYIHIGGDECPKKRWEACKYCQQRIKQEHLKNEFELQSYFVKRIERFVNSKGRKIIGWDEILEGGLAPNATVMAWRNIDEGIKAAQQNHDVVMSPMSHVYFDFIQGKRELEPLAIGWGYNTLSRVYAYDPTPEVLTSDQKKHIIGVEAAIWTEHMDTYRKVEYMLYPRLMALAEVAWTFPEKKDSVSFFERRLPEHLLQLDQTDKVYRVPGPIGVSDTTLTGSTFKITLKVPVEGAKIYYNFDGQDARETDYLYEKPIDIILRKGEKRQLKSVVITPSGKRSANTSTLFIHP from the coding sequence TTGAAATATTTACTCATTTGTTTTCTGTTTTATACGGTTACAGCTTATTCTCAGACGGCAACTGCCGATCTGGGTATCATACCAGCGCCTGCTGATGTAACTTTAAAGAAGGGTTTTTTTACAATCGGACCAAAAACTCAAATTGCTTATTCAGACGGTAAGTCGAAGAAAACTGCGATGGTGTTAAAGGATTATCTCCAGAAAAGATATGGACTAAAATTGCCCCTGCTTGCTGAAACTACAAATAAGTCAGCTTCTGTTATTGTTTTTACCCATCAGGAGAAATTAGGGAGGGAGGCTTATCAACTTACTGCAGGTACTTCAGTTTTAAAAATATCAGGCGATGAAGCCGGACTGTTTTATGGATTGCAAACACTAATGCAGGTGATTAAGGCAGAAGGGGCGAAATTACAGCTGCCTTGTGTGGAAATCAATGACAGGCCAAGATATCCTTATCGTGGTATCATGCAGGATGTTGGTTACCATATCTATCCGGTATCTTTTATTAAAAGCCAGATAGAAATGCTGGCCAGGTATAAAATGAATGTTTATCACTGGCACCTTACCGAAGATCATGGCTGGCGTATTGAGATTAAAAAGTATCCTAAGCTGACTGCTGTAGGTGCCTACAGGGCAAGTACACAGATCAGCCATTACGTTGATTCTTTAAACGGGCAAGATCACCTTCCTTACGGTGGCTTTTACACGCAGGAGGAGATTAAAGAAGTTGTTGCTTTTGCTGCAGAAAGACAGGTGACGGTGATTCCCGAGATTGAATTGCCCGGGCATTCTGTTGCCGCACTTGCGGCCTATCCCGAGCTGGCTTGCGGTGATCATCCGGGACCTTTTAAAGTAGCGGAGAATTGGGGCATATTTGAGGACGTATATTGTGCCGGCAAGGAAAATACATTTAAATTTCTAGAGGATGTACTCACAGAAGTAATGGCTTTGTTTCCTTCTCAATACATTCACATTGGTGGAGATGAATGCCCCAAAAAAAGATGGGAGGCTTGTAAATATTGTCAGCAGCGAATTAAACAGGAACACCTAAAGAATGAGTTTGAGCTCCAGAGTTATTTTGTGAAGAGAATTGAAAGATTTGTCAACTCAAAAGGAAGAAAAATCATTGGCTGGGATGAGATACTGGAGGGAGGACTGGCCCCGAATGCAACCGTAATGGCCTGGCGCAATATCGATGAGGGCATAAAAGCAGCGCAGCAAAATCACGATGTAGTGATGTCGCCGATGTCGCACGTTTATTTTGACTTTATTCAGGGTAAAAGGGAGCTGGAACCGCTGGCTATTGGCTGGGGTTATAATACTTTGTCTAGGGTGTATGCCTATGATCCTACGCCAGAAGTACTGACCTCAGATCAAAAGAAACATATTATTGGTGTCGAAGCAGCGATCTGGACAGAACATATGGACACTTACCGTAAGGTAGAATATATGCTTTATCCCCGTTTGATGGCGCTTGCCGAGGTTGCCTGGACATTCCCGGAGAAGAAGGATTCTGTTAGCTTTTTTGAGCGTCGCCTGCCTGAACATTTACTTCAGCTGGATCAGACCGATAAGGTATACCGCGTGCCCGGACCTATTGGGGTTTCCGATACTACCTTGACTGGTTCAACCTTTAAAATCACGCTGAAGGTACCTGTAGAGGGTGCAAAGATCTACTATAATTTTGATGGACAGGACGCCAGGGAAACAGATTACCTCTATGAAAAACCTATTGATATTATCCTTCGTAAAGGTGAAAAAAGACAATTGAAATCTGTTGTAATTACCCCTTCAGGAAAACGCAGTGCAAATACAAGTACCTTATTTATCCATCCTTAA
- a CDS encoding DeoR/GlpR family DNA-binding transcription regulator: MRKEDRHKLIMREINLHNKVLSTDLSTLLNISDDTVRRDLKELAETGMLLKVHGGAASKSFVSPFNAQNEVYALNEKKKIAEKTLKLIKNEMVILTEGGTTILELAKMIPENLRVTFFTISPQVAITLSDHSNLEVITIGGKLNKNANLHVGASVINQLIDIKVDLCLLGANAFSSEEGLTDMDWDIVQVKKACIRSSKKTAVLSISEKLNTAQRIRICEPNHINYLITELSPESPLLANYRNDNLKLL; this comes from the coding sequence ATGCGTAAAGAAGACAGACACAAACTGATAATGAGAGAGATAAACCTCCACAATAAGGTTTTATCAACCGACTTAAGTACGTTATTAAACATTTCCGATGATACCGTGAGGCGTGATCTGAAAGAGCTTGCTGAAACAGGCATGCTATTAAAAGTACACGGAGGAGCCGCAAGCAAATCCTTTGTATCGCCTTTCAATGCGCAAAATGAAGTTTATGCGTTAAATGAGAAGAAAAAGATTGCAGAAAAAACGCTGAAGCTCATAAAGAACGAAATGGTTATTCTTACAGAAGGTGGAACAACCATATTAGAATTGGCTAAAATGATCCCCGAGAACCTAAGGGTGACCTTCTTCACCATAAGCCCACAGGTAGCGATTACTTTGTCCGACCATAGTAATCTTGAAGTCATCACTATCGGAGGTAAATTAAATAAAAATGCAAACCTGCATGTTGGTGCTAGTGTAATTAATCAACTGATAGATATTAAAGTGGACCTATGTCTTTTAGGAGCAAATGCTTTTTCTTCTGAGGAAGGCCTGACGGATATGGATTGGGATATCGTTCAGGTAAAAAAAGCCTGCATCCGGTCTTCAAAAAAAACTGCAGTATTAAGCATTTCCGAAAAATTGAATACCGCACAAAGGATAAGAATCTGTGAGCCTAATCACATCAATTACCTGATTACGGAATTATCCCCGGAAAGCCCGCTACT
- a CDS encoding BT_3987 domain-containing protein, giving the protein MKKIVQISSLILGFLIAGCSKEVDVDLNVKGAETYSMLYMPQANGNPVVKSLSISESVYKFNYSAFLGGSLDNGSTINVKFGVVRSMVDSFNLKNGTDYKMMPEGSYTLDNSEVKIASGSKSTGALNLSIKTLGFILPFQSYLLPVSIIDADAKVNSALNTTYFLVTGSYAPGEVPREKAYALGADAGGMFFDFNGDMIGKSPGGNLLLYPAGSNGTFNAPRQIGAGWDIFNTVFYYGGDRLIGRYGSGGGDIAQYKVDGNGNFGASRTIGFGWGIFAKIIPFKGLLLGIDGAGNMNMYPLDAAGDFDFGRIKTIGTGWGGFIHVFPYENSLLAIDASGDMFQFPLSDEGVFGTKNKVGSGWDMYTLVFPAGKDLLALDGSGDLWRYKFNPVGFWPLKK; this is encoded by the coding sequence ATGAAAAAAATAGTACAGATTTCATCCCTGATTTTAGGCTTCCTGATTGCAGGATGCAGCAAGGAGGTCGACGTTGATTTAAATGTTAAAGGTGCGGAAACATATTCCATGCTCTATATGCCTCAGGCAAATGGTAACCCGGTTGTAAAAAGCCTCAGTATTTCAGAATCAGTTTATAAGTTTAATTACAGTGCCTTTTTAGGTGGGAGTCTAGACAATGGAAGCACTATAAATGTGAAGTTTGGGGTGGTCAGATCGATGGTAGATAGTTTTAATCTGAAAAATGGAACTGACTATAAGATGATGCCCGAGGGAAGTTATACACTTGATAATTCCGAAGTGAAAATAGCGTCTGGGAGTAAAAGCACCGGAGCGCTTAATCTGAGCATTAAAACCCTGGGATTTATTTTGCCTTTCCAGTCTTACCTGCTTCCCGTGAGTATTATTGATGCAGATGCAAAAGTAAATTCTGCACTAAATACAACTTACTTTTTAGTAACCGGATCCTATGCTCCCGGTGAGGTTCCACGTGAGAAAGCATATGCCCTGGGCGCTGATGCGGGGGGAATGTTTTTTGATTTTAACGGTGATATGATCGGCAAAAGCCCCGGAGGTAATTTACTGCTTTATCCGGCGGGTTCAAATGGAACTTTTAACGCTCCCCGTCAGATTGGGGCAGGCTGGGATATCTTTAATACAGTTTTTTATTATGGTGGCGACCGGTTAATAGGAAGGTATGGATCTGGTGGCGGAGATATTGCCCAATATAAAGTTGATGGAAATGGAAATTTCGGCGCCAGCAGGACCATCGGATTTGGCTGGGGTATTTTTGCCAAAATCATACCATTTAAAGGTTTGTTGCTGGGGATTGACGGTGCAGGAAATATGAATATGTATCCTTTAGATGCCGCCGGCGATTTTGATTTCGGCAGAATAAAAACCATAGGAACCGGGTGGGGAGGGTTTATTCATGTCTTCCCTTATGAAAATTCATTGCTTGCAATTGATGCCAGTGGCGATATGTTTCAGTTTCCATTATCGGATGAGGGCGTATTTGGAACCAAAAACAAGGTTGGCAGTGGTTGGGATATGTACACTTTGGTATTCCCGGCCGGTAAAGACCTGCTAGCATTGGACGGTTCGGGAGATCTGTGGAGATATAAATTTAATCCAGTGGGTTTCTGGCCATTAAAAAAATAG